One genomic segment of Mycolicibacterium chubuense NBB4 includes these proteins:
- a CDS encoding MarR family winged helix-turn-helix transcriptional regulator — MADEPSTAVLMFIAHRDVESRVMAALARAGVADLTIAQSRVMQRLDPAGSRLTDLAEQARITKQTAGALVDQLERAGYVTRKPDPTDARARLVTLTERGGEVCRMAAAEVAQVEIEWRKHLGDNSFDALRGALISLREITDPYR, encoded by the coding sequence GTGGCAGACGAGCCGAGCACGGCGGTGCTGATGTTCATCGCGCACCGCGACGTCGAGAGCCGGGTGATGGCGGCGTTGGCGCGGGCAGGTGTCGCCGACCTCACGATCGCCCAATCGCGGGTCATGCAGCGCCTCGATCCCGCGGGGAGCCGCCTGACCGACCTCGCCGAGCAGGCCCGCATCACCAAACAGACCGCCGGCGCACTCGTCGACCAACTCGAGCGCGCGGGCTATGTCACGCGAAAGCCCGACCCGACCGACGCCAGGGCCCGTCTGGTGACGCTGACCGAGCGCGGCGGCGAGGTGTGCCGGATGGCAGCCGCAGAAGTCGCCCAGGTGGAGATCGAATGGCGGAAACACCTGGGCGACAACAGCTTCGACGCCCTTCGAGGTGCACTGATCTCGCTGCGCGAGATCACCGACCCGTATCGCTGA
- the rho gene encoding transcription termination factor Rho — protein MTETDLITAGGSAGSGELPNPVTGDISSPAAPAAPAAPAATAVADDAPAAPSRRGALSSMVLPELRALAKEIGVEGASGMRKSELIAAIRERRGEKNGSSAETAAAPAESAPSAAAPEQATSEAQPARQRRERRSASREQGQASEQDQNQARDQAKDNASAADDSKAGGAKPEGAEAPAEASGGGRDRNADRGRQGNRDGGDTRDQDRAEKTSDNRGDQNQGGRANQNNTGGNGGGRGADNNGGGRGADNDDDGEGRQGRRGRRFRDRRRRERGDNAGGGDRDTELREDDVVQPVAGILDVLDNYAFVRTSGYLAGPNDVYVSMNMVRKNGLRRGDAVTGAVRVPRENDGGDKNPRQKFNPLVRLDTVNGKPVEEAKKRPEFTKLTPLYPNQRLRLETSGDKLTTRVIDLIMPIGKGQRALIVSPPKAGKTTIMQDIANAITRNNPECHLMVVLVDERPEEVTDMQRSVKGEVIASTFDRPPSDHTQAAELAIERAKRLVEQGKDVVVLLDSITRLGRAYNNASPASGRILSGGVDSTALYPPKRFLGAARNIEEGGSLTIIATAMVETGSTGDTVIFEEFKGTGNAELKLDRKIAERRVFPAVDVNPSGTRKDELLLSPDEFAIVHKLRRVMSGLDPHQAIDLLMSQLRKTKNNYEFLVQVSKNTPGGADVD, from the coding sequence GTGACTGAAACGGACCTCATCACGGCTGGTGGCAGCGCCGGAAGCGGCGAGCTGCCGAACCCCGTGACCGGCGACATCTCATCTCCCGCCGCGCCCGCCGCGCCCGCCGCGCCCGCCGCGACGGCCGTCGCGGACGACGCGCCGGCGGCTCCGAGCCGCCGCGGCGCTCTGAGCAGCATGGTTCTGCCCGAGCTGCGTGCTCTGGCCAAGGAGATCGGCGTCGAGGGCGCCTCCGGGATGCGCAAGAGCGAGCTGATCGCGGCCATCCGCGAGCGCCGCGGCGAGAAGAACGGCAGTTCCGCCGAAACCGCAGCCGCGCCGGCCGAAAGCGCGCCGAGTGCCGCGGCTCCCGAGCAAGCCACCTCCGAGGCGCAGCCTGCGAGGCAGCGACGCGAGCGCCGCTCGGCCTCGCGTGAACAGGGCCAGGCCTCCGAGCAGGACCAAAATCAGGCGAGAGACCAGGCCAAGGACAACGCTTCCGCCGCCGACGACAGCAAGGCCGGCGGCGCCAAGCCCGAGGGCGCCGAGGCGCCCGCCGAGGCCAGCGGCGGAGGCAGGGACAGGAACGCCGACCGCGGCCGCCAGGGCAACCGCGACGGCGGGGACACCCGCGACCAGGACAGGGCCGAGAAGACCTCCGACAACCGCGGCGACCAGAACCAGGGCGGCCGAGCCAATCAGAACAACACCGGCGGAAACGGCGGTGGCCGGGGCGCCGACAACAACGGCGGTGGCCGTGGCGCCGACAACGACGACGACGGTGAAGGCCGTCAGGGTCGTCGTGGCCGTCGGTTCCGCGACCGCAGGCGCCGGGAGCGCGGCGACAACGCCGGCGGCGGTGATCGCGACACCGAGCTGCGGGAAGACGACGTCGTGCAGCCCGTCGCGGGCATCCTCGACGTGCTCGACAACTATGCGTTCGTGCGTACCTCGGGCTACCTGGCCGGGCCGAACGACGTCTACGTGTCGATGAACATGGTGCGCAAGAACGGGCTGCGCCGCGGAGACGCGGTGACCGGCGCCGTGCGGGTGCCCCGCGAGAACGACGGGGGCGACAAGAACCCCCGGCAGAAGTTCAATCCGCTGGTGCGCCTCGACACCGTCAACGGCAAGCCCGTCGAGGAGGCCAAGAAGCGGCCCGAGTTCACCAAGCTCACCCCGCTCTACCCGAATCAGCGGCTGCGCCTGGAAACCAGCGGCGACAAGCTCACCACGCGCGTGATCGACCTGATCATGCCGATCGGCAAGGGACAGCGCGCCCTGATCGTCTCGCCGCCCAAGGCCGGTAAGACCACGATCATGCAGGACATCGCCAACGCGATCACCCGCAACAATCCCGAATGCCACCTGATGGTCGTGCTTGTCGACGAGCGTCCCGAAGAGGTCACCGACATGCAGCGTTCGGTCAAGGGTGAGGTCATCGCCTCCACCTTCGACCGTCCGCCGTCAGACCACACCCAGGCAGCAGAGCTCGCCATCGAACGGGCCAAGCGACTCGTCGAGCAGGGCAAGGACGTCGTCGTGCTCCTCGACTCCATCACTCGTCTGGGCCGCGCGTACAACAACGCCTCCCCGGCGTCCGGCCGTATCCTCTCCGGTGGTGTCGACTCGACCGCGCTGTATCCGCCGAAGCGATTCCTCGGCGCGGCGCGCAACATCGAGGAGGGCGGCTCGCTGACGATCATCGCCACGGCCATGGTCGAGACGGGCTCCACCGGTGACACGGTGATCTTCGAGGAGTTCAAGGGCACGGGTAACGCCGAGCTCAAGCTCGACCGCAAGATCGCCGAGCGCCGCGTGTTCCCGGCCGTGGACGTCAACCCGTCCGGTACCCGCAAGGACGAGCTGCTGCTCTCGCCCGACGAGTTCGCGATCGTGCACAAGCTGCGCCGGGTGATGTCCGGCCTGGATCCGCATCAGGCCATCGACCTGCTGATGAGCCAGCTGAGAAAGACCAAGAACAACTACGAGTTCCTGGTCCAGGTGTCGAAGAACACCCCCGGCGGCGCCGACGTCGACTGA
- the thrB gene encoding homoserine kinase produces the protein MTRTLPTALTATAVVAASSANLGPGFDSMGLAVSLYDEIIVETTESGLIVEVEGEGAGQVPLDANHLVVRAIERGLRETAVSAAGLIVRCRNDIPHSRGLGSSAAAVVGGLAAANGLAAQAGASPMTAERLIQVSSEFEGHPDNAAAAVLGGAVVSWTEAGAGEARFAAAPIRLHPDINLFTAVPQVRSSTAETRILLPEWVSHADARFNLSRAALLVVALTERPDLLMAATEDVLHQPQRAAAMPASAEYLAVLRRCGVPAVLSGAGPAVLALSTRAELPAEALEFGSRNGFATARMAVGDAVKWTSGVTVRS, from the coding sequence GTGACCCGCACTCTGCCGACCGCACTGACGGCCACCGCCGTGGTCGCGGCCTCCAGCGCCAACCTCGGCCCCGGCTTCGACAGCATGGGGCTGGCCGTCAGCCTCTACGACGAGATCATCGTGGAGACAACGGAATCCGGCCTCATCGTCGAGGTCGAGGGTGAGGGTGCAGGTCAGGTCCCGCTCGACGCCAACCACCTCGTCGTGCGCGCCATCGAACGGGGGCTGCGGGAGACCGCCGTGTCGGCAGCGGGGCTGATCGTCCGCTGCCGCAACGACATTCCGCACTCCCGTGGCCTGGGGTCCTCGGCAGCGGCGGTGGTCGGCGGACTGGCTGCGGCCAACGGCCTTGCCGCCCAGGCGGGCGCGAGCCCGATGACCGCGGAGCGACTGATCCAGGTCTCGTCCGAGTTCGAAGGTCATCCGGACAACGCCGCGGCCGCCGTTCTCGGTGGCGCGGTCGTGTCGTGGACCGAAGCCGGTGCGGGGGAGGCCCGCTTCGCGGCGGCTCCGATCCGGCTGCACCCCGACATCAACCTCTTCACCGCCGTGCCGCAGGTGCGGTCGTCGACGGCCGAGACCCGCATCCTGCTTCCCGAGTGGGTCAGCCACGCCGACGCCCGCTTCAACCTCAGCCGCGCAGCCCTGCTGGTCGTCGCCCTCACCGAACGCCCGGATCTGCTGATGGCCGCAACCGAGGACGTGCTGCACCAACCCCAGCGTGCAGCGGCCATGCCCGCCTCCGCGGAATACCTCGCCGTCCTGCGGCGTTGTGGAGTACCGGCAGTGCTGTCAGGCGCCGGACCTGCGGTATTGGCACTGAGCACCCGAGCCGAACTGCCTGCAGAGGCTCTCGAGTTCGGCAGCCGGAACGGGTTCGCGACCGCCAGGATGGCGGTCGGGGACGCGGTGAAGTGGACCTCGGGCGTCACCGTTCGCAGCTAG
- the thrC gene encoding threonine synthase, giving the protein MSTTAPRAVHQPWPGLIEAYRERLPVEDSWTPITLREGGTPLLPAPRLSEYTGCTVHLKVEGLNPTGSFKDRGMTMAVTEAVARGQQAVLCASTGNTSASAAAYAARAGITCAVLVPQGKIAMGKLAQAVMHGAKIIQIDGNFDDCLELARKLTADFPTVSLVNSVNPFRIEGQKTAAFEIIDALGEAPDIHALPVGNAGNITAYWKGYTEYHRDGLTGRLPRMLGTQAAGAAPLVLGEPVSDPETIATAIRIGSPASWTSAVEAQQQSGGRFLAATDEEILAAYHLVARAEGVFVEPASAASIAGLLKSIEDGWVAKGSTVVCTVTGNGLKDPDTALKGMPAVIPVPVDPVAVVAKLGLV; this is encoded by the coding sequence GTGAGTACCACCGCACCCCGCGCCGTGCACCAGCCCTGGCCGGGCCTGATCGAGGCCTACCGCGAGCGGCTGCCCGTCGAGGACAGCTGGACGCCCATCACTCTGCGGGAAGGCGGCACGCCGCTGTTGCCCGCCCCGCGCCTGTCCGAATACACCGGCTGCACCGTGCATCTCAAGGTCGAAGGGCTCAATCCGACCGGCTCCTTCAAGGATCGCGGCATGACGATGGCCGTGACCGAGGCGGTGGCCCGCGGCCAGCAGGCGGTGCTGTGCGCGTCCACCGGCAACACCTCGGCGTCGGCCGCCGCCTACGCCGCACGCGCCGGGATCACCTGTGCGGTACTGGTTCCGCAGGGCAAGATCGCGATGGGCAAGCTGGCGCAGGCGGTCATGCACGGCGCCAAGATCATCCAGATCGACGGGAACTTCGACGACTGCCTCGAGCTGGCCCGCAAGCTCACCGCGGACTTTCCCACGGTGTCACTTGTCAACTCCGTCAACCCCTTCCGTATCGAGGGACAGAAGACCGCGGCGTTCGAGATCATCGACGCGCTCGGCGAGGCGCCCGACATCCACGCGCTGCCCGTCGGCAACGCCGGCAACATCACGGCGTACTGGAAGGGCTACACCGAGTACCACCGCGACGGGCTGACCGGCCGGCTGCCGCGCATGCTCGGCACGCAGGCCGCCGGGGCGGCGCCGCTGGTGCTCGGCGAGCCGGTGAGTGACCCCGAGACCATCGCCACCGCGATCCGCATCGGGTCGCCGGCCTCGTGGACCTCCGCGGTCGAGGCGCAGCAGCAGTCCGGCGGCCGCTTCCTGGCCGCCACCGACGAGGAGATCCTCGCCGCCTACCACCTGGTGGCGCGAGCCGAGGGCGTGTTCGTCGAACCCGCGTCGGCGGCCAGCATCGCCGGGCTGCTCAAGTCCATCGAAGACGGGTGGGTCGCCAAGGGTTCCACCGTGGTGTGCACCGTCACCGGCAACGGCCTGAAGGACCCGGACACCGCTCTGAAGGGCATGCCCGCGGTTATCCCGGTGCCCGTCGACCCCGTCGCCGTCGTCGCCAAGCTCGGCCTGGTCTAG
- a CDS encoding homoserine dehydrogenase — MTETNGKHDGGHIGVAVLGLGNVGSQVVRIIEEDAADLTARIGAPLVVRGIGVRNADRDRGVAPELLTDNIEALVSRDDVDIVVEVMGPVDPARKAILTALEHGKSVVTANKALMAVSAGELAQAAEHAHVDLYFEAAVAGAIPVIRPLTQSLAGDTVLRVAGIVNGTTNYILSEMDSTGADYASALADASALGYAEADPTADVEGYDAAAKAAILASIAFHTRVSADDVYREGITKVTAADFASARSLGCTIKLLAICERLTDGDGQQRVSARVYPALVPLEHPLAAVNGAFNAVVVEAEAAGRLMFYGQGAGGAPTASAVLGDLVMAARNRVQGGRGPRESKYAALPVAPIGVIPTRYYVNMNVADRPGVLSAVAAEFAKREVSIAEVRQEGMVDGGGQRCGARIVVVTHRATDAALSETVAALADLEVVSSINSVLRMEGTSE; from the coding sequence GTGACTGAGACGAACGGCAAGCACGACGGCGGCCACATCGGGGTGGCCGTGCTGGGGTTGGGCAATGTGGGCAGCCAGGTGGTGCGGATCATCGAGGAGGACGCGGCCGACCTGACCGCTCGGATCGGTGCGCCCCTGGTGGTGCGCGGCATCGGGGTCCGCAACGCAGACCGTGACCGCGGCGTGGCCCCGGAGTTGCTCACCGACAACATCGAGGCGCTGGTGTCGCGCGACGACGTCGACATCGTCGTCGAGGTCATGGGACCCGTCGACCCTGCCCGCAAGGCCATCCTCACCGCGCTCGAGCACGGCAAGTCCGTCGTCACCGCCAACAAGGCCTTGATGGCGGTGTCGGCCGGCGAGCTCGCGCAGGCCGCCGAGCACGCACATGTCGACCTGTACTTCGAGGCGGCGGTCGCCGGGGCCATCCCCGTCATCCGTCCGCTGACCCAGTCGCTGGCCGGGGACACGGTGCTGCGCGTGGCCGGGATCGTCAACGGCACGACCAACTACATCCTGTCCGAGATGGACAGCACCGGAGCCGACTACGCCTCGGCGCTGGCCGATGCGAGCGCGCTCGGCTACGCCGAAGCCGATCCGACCGCCGACGTGGAGGGCTACGACGCGGCCGCCAAAGCGGCGATCCTGGCATCCATCGCGTTCCACACGCGGGTCAGCGCCGACGACGTCTACCGGGAAGGCATCACCAAGGTGACCGCGGCGGACTTCGCGTCCGCCCGCTCGCTGGGCTGCACCATCAAGTTGCTGGCGATCTGCGAACGTCTCACCGACGGCGATGGCCAGCAGCGGGTTTCGGCCCGGGTCTACCCGGCACTGGTCCCGCTCGAGCACCCGCTGGCCGCCGTCAACGGCGCCTTCAACGCCGTGGTCGTCGAGGCGGAGGCGGCCGGCAGGCTGATGTTCTACGGCCAGGGCGCCGGAGGCGCGCCGACGGCGTCGGCGGTGCTGGGTGATCTCGTGATGGCGGCGCGCAACCGGGTGCAGGGCGGGCGCGGACCACGCGAGTCCAAGTACGCCGCACTGCCGGTCGCGCCCATCGGGGTGATCCCCACCCGCTACTACGTCAACATGAACGTCGCGGACCGCCCCGGTGTGCTCTCCGCAGTGGCGGCGGAGTTCGCCAAGCGCGAGGTCAGCATCGCCGAGGTGCGCCAGGAGGGCATGGTCGACGGGGGTGGGCAGCGGTGCGGTGCGCGCATCGTCGTCGTCACCCACCGGGCCACCGATGCGGCACTGTCGGAAACCGTTGCGGCACTGGCAGACCTGGAGGTCGTATCGAGCATCAACAGCGTCCTTCGGATGGAAGGGACATCTGAGTGA
- the lysA gene encoding diaminopimelate decarboxylase: MIAHPAGPRHAEEVHHAGAPDRPDSAADVLRLAPNVWPQNAVRGDDGIVTIAGVSVRDIAAEFGTPVFVIDEDDFRARCREISAAFGGGDHVRYAAKAFLCTEIARWIDEEGLSLDVASGGELAVALHAGFPAERIALHGNNKSIAELTAAVKAGIEHVVVDSTTEIDRLDEVARDAGTVQDVLIRVTVGVEAHTHEFISTAHEDQKFGLSLASGAAMDAVRRVFDADHLRLVGLHSHIGSQIFDVAGFELAAHRVIGLLRDVVAEFGVEKTSQMSIVDLGGGLGISYLPDDDPPPMADLAAKLGAIVANECAAVGLPAPKLVVEPGRAIAGPGTITLYEVGTVKDVDVAADRNRRYVSVDGGMSDNIRTSLYGAEYDVRLLSRSSDAAPTMSRVVGKHCESGDIVVRDAWLPGDVTPGDLLGVAATGAYCYSMSSRYNLIGRPAVVAVRDGRARLILRRETVDDLLSLEVR, encoded by the coding sequence GTGATCGCGCATCCAGCCGGTCCCAGGCACGCCGAAGAGGTGCACCACGCCGGGGCGCCCGATCGTCCCGACTCGGCCGCCGACGTCCTGCGGCTGGCTCCGAACGTGTGGCCGCAGAACGCCGTTCGCGGCGACGACGGAATCGTGACGATTGCCGGAGTATCCGTCCGGGACATCGCCGCGGAGTTCGGCACCCCGGTGTTCGTGATCGACGAAGACGACTTCCGGGCGCGCTGCCGCGAGATCTCGGCGGCCTTCGGCGGCGGTGACCACGTGCGGTACGCGGCCAAGGCGTTCCTGTGCACCGAGATTGCGCGCTGGATCGACGAAGAGGGTCTGTCGCTCGACGTGGCCAGTGGCGGCGAGCTGGCGGTGGCGCTGCACGCCGGCTTCCCCGCGGAACGAATCGCCCTGCACGGCAACAACAAGTCGATCGCCGAGCTGACGGCCGCGGTCAAGGCGGGTATCGAGCACGTGGTCGTCGACTCGACGACCGAGATCGATCGACTCGACGAGGTCGCCCGTGACGCCGGCACGGTGCAGGACGTGCTGATCCGCGTCACGGTCGGCGTCGAGGCCCACACGCACGAGTTCATCTCCACCGCGCACGAGGACCAGAAGTTCGGACTGTCGCTGGCCAGCGGAGCGGCGATGGACGCCGTGCGGCGGGTGTTCGACGCCGATCACCTCCGCCTGGTCGGCTTGCACAGTCACATCGGGTCGCAGATCTTCGACGTGGCCGGGTTCGAGTTGGCGGCCCACCGGGTCATCGGCCTGCTGCGTGACGTGGTCGCCGAGTTCGGTGTGGAAAAGACCTCGCAGATGTCGATCGTCGACCTCGGCGGCGGACTGGGCATCTCCTACCTGCCGGACGACGACCCGCCTCCGATGGCGGATCTCGCCGCCAAACTCGGCGCGATCGTGGCCAACGAGTGCGCCGCCGTCGGGCTGCCCGCGCCGAAGCTCGTGGTCGAACCCGGGCGCGCCATCGCCGGCCCCGGCACCATCACCCTCTACGAGGTCGGCACCGTCAAGGATGTCGATGTCGCCGCCGACCGGAACCGGCGCTACGTCAGCGTCGACGGCGGGATGAGCGACAACATCAGGACCTCGCTGTACGGCGCCGAGTACGACGTGCGGTTGCTGTCGCGCAGCAGCGACGCCGCGCCGACGATGTCGCGGGTCGTCGGCAAGCACTGCGAAAGCGGCGACATCGTGGTCCGCGACGCGTGGCTGCCCGGCGACGTCACCCCGGGTGACCTGCTCGGCGTCGCGGCGACCGGCGCATACTGCTATTCGATGTCGAGCCGCTACAACCTGATCGGCCGGCCGGCCGTGGTGGCCGTGCGCGACGGGCGGGCCCGCCTGATCCTGCGCCGGGAGACGGTCGACGACTTGTTGAGTCTGGAAGTGAGGTGA
- the argS gene encoding arginine--tRNA ligase gives MTPADLAELLKSTAAAVLVEHGLDSAALPATVTVERPRNPEHGDYATNLALQLGKKVGANPRELAGWLAAALAHQNGIAAADVAGPGFVNLRIEASAQNVIIDNVITAGPAYGNSAKLAGQRVNLEFVSANPTGPIHIGGTRWAAVGDALGRLLSTQGAEVVREYYFNDHGAQIDRFTNSLIAAAKGEPTPEDGYAGTYIGDIAAQVIAKEPDALNLPDAEMRETFRAIGVNLMFDHIKSSLHEFGTDFDVFTHEDSMHTSGRVDQAIGKLRETGGIYEKDGAVWLRTTDFGDDKDRVVIKSDGRPAYIAGDLAYFLDKRQRGFDLCIYMLGADHHGYIARLKAAAAALGDDPDTVEVLIGQMVNLVRDGQPVRMSKRAGTVITLDDLVEAIGVDAARYALIRSSVDTPIDIDLALWSSASNENPVYYVQYAHARLSALARNAADLGIDASTAHLDLLTHDKEGTLIRNLGEFPRVLDTAAALREPHRVSRYLEDLAGDYHRFYDSCRVLPQGDEEPGDLHVARLALCEATRRVIANGLAILGVSAPERM, from the coding sequence GTGACCCCCGCCGATCTGGCCGAGCTGCTCAAGAGCACCGCCGCCGCGGTCCTCGTCGAGCACGGCCTGGACTCCGCCGCGCTGCCTGCCACCGTCACGGTGGAGCGTCCGCGCAACCCCGAGCACGGTGATTACGCCACCAACCTGGCGTTACAGCTCGGCAAGAAGGTCGGCGCCAACCCTCGCGAGCTGGCCGGGTGGCTGGCTGCCGCGCTCGCCCATCAGAACGGCATCGCCGCCGCCGACGTCGCCGGCCCCGGGTTCGTGAACCTGCGCATCGAGGCCTCCGCGCAGAACGTCATCATCGACAACGTCATCACCGCGGGTCCGGCCTACGGGAACTCCGCGAAGCTCGCCGGTCAGAGGGTCAACCTCGAATTCGTCTCCGCCAATCCCACCGGGCCGATCCACATCGGCGGCACCCGGTGGGCCGCCGTCGGCGACGCCCTGGGCCGGCTGTTGAGCACGCAGGGCGCCGAGGTGGTACGCGAGTACTACTTCAATGACCACGGCGCCCAGATCGACCGCTTCACCAACTCGCTGATCGCCGCCGCCAAGGGGGAGCCGACGCCGGAGGACGGCTACGCCGGCACGTACATCGGTGACATCGCCGCGCAGGTCATCGCCAAGGAACCCGATGCGCTGAACCTGCCCGACGCCGAGATGCGGGAGACGTTCCGCGCGATCGGTGTCAACCTGATGTTCGACCACATCAAGTCCTCGCTGCACGAGTTCGGCACCGACTTCGACGTCTTCACCCACGAGGACTCGATGCACACGTCCGGGCGCGTGGACCAGGCCATCGGGAAGCTGCGCGAGACCGGCGGCATCTACGAGAAAGACGGCGCAGTCTGGTTGCGCACCACCGACTTCGGTGACGACAAGGATCGCGTCGTCATCAAGAGCGACGGCCGGCCCGCCTACATCGCCGGCGACCTCGCCTACTTCCTGGACAAGCGTCAGCGCGGCTTCGATCTGTGCATCTACATGCTCGGCGCCGACCATCACGGCTACATCGCCCGCCTGAAGGCCGCCGCCGCAGCGCTGGGGGACGATCCGGACACCGTCGAGGTGCTGATCGGCCAGATGGTCAACCTGGTCCGCGACGGCCAGCCGGTGCGAATGAGCAAGCGTGCGGGCACGGTGATCACCCTCGACGACCTCGTCGAGGCGATCGGGGTCGACGCCGCCCGGTACGCGCTGATCCGCAGCTCGGTCGACACCCCGATCGACATCGACCTGGCGTTGTGGTCGTCGGCATCCAACGAGAACCCGGTCTACTACGTGCAATACGCGCACGCGCGGCTCAGCGCCCTGGCCCGCAACGCCGCCGACCTCGGGATCGACGCCAGCACAGCACATCTCGACCTGCTCACCCATGACAAAGAGGGCACGCTGATCCGCAACCTGGGCGAGTTCCCGCGGGTGCTCGACACCGCTGCGGCGCTGCGTGAGCCGCACCGGGTGTCGCGCTATCTCGAAGATCTCGCTGGCGACTATCACCGCTTCTACGACTCCTGCCGGGTGTTGCCGCAAGGCGACGAGGAACCCGGCGACCTGCACGTCGCGCGCCTCGCGCTGTGCGAGGCGACCCGTCGCGTCATCGCCAACGGGCTGGCCATCTTGGGTGTGAGCGCTCCGGAGCGGATGTGA
- a CDS encoding FAD-binding domain, producing MDIAISGAGVAGTALAYWLRRAGHRPTLIERAPSFRTGGYMIDFWGVGYQVTKRMGLEGRVRDGGYDIRSVRSVASDGATRAEVGVDVFRRIAGPDFTSLPRGDLAAAIYQTVENDVETLFGESIVRIDEHPDCVRLEFEQASPRDFDLLVGADGLHSNVRRIRFGPEDEFEHYLGCKVAACVVDGYRPRDDLTYVTYATTGRQVGRFALRGDRTMFLFVFRADRDGGGRTPRDELHAQFDDAGWECRQILAAADDVEDLYFDVVSQIKMASWSDGRVVLVGDAAACISLLGGEGTGLAITEAYALAGELTRAKGDHRRAFSAYETLLRGFVDDKQKGAQKMLGFFATETRFGLWFRNVALRTMNHLPLAGLFARTVRDDIDLPEYEI from the coding sequence GTGGACATCGCCATCAGCGGTGCAGGAGTCGCGGGCACGGCACTGGCCTACTGGCTGCGCCGCGCCGGACACCGTCCGACCCTCATCGAACGGGCACCGTCCTTTCGCACGGGCGGCTACATGATCGACTTCTGGGGCGTCGGGTATCAGGTGACCAAGCGCATGGGACTCGAAGGCCGGGTCCGCGACGGCGGGTACGACATCCGCTCCGTTCGGTCCGTCGCCTCCGACGGTGCGACCCGCGCCGAGGTGGGCGTCGACGTGTTCCGCCGGATCGCAGGCCCTGACTTCACGAGCCTGCCGCGCGGCGACCTGGCGGCCGCCATCTACCAGACCGTCGAGAACGACGTCGAGACGCTGTTCGGCGAGAGCATCGTGCGCATCGACGAACACCCGGACTGCGTCCGGTTGGAATTCGAGCAGGCATCGCCGCGCGACTTCGACCTCCTCGTCGGCGCTGACGGCCTGCACTCGAACGTGCGCCGGATCCGGTTCGGGCCCGAAGACGAATTCGAGCACTATCTGGGCTGCAAGGTCGCCGCCTGCGTGGTGGACGGCTACCGGCCCCGCGACGACCTCACCTATGTCACCTACGCGACCACCGGGCGGCAGGTGGGACGCTTCGCGCTTCGCGGTGACCGGACGATGTTCCTGTTCGTCTTCCGCGCCGACCGGGACGGCGGCGGCCGCACCCCACGAGACGAACTGCACGCACAGTTCGACGACGCGGGCTGGGAATGCCGACAGATCCTGGCCGCAGCCGACGACGTCGAGGACCTGTACTTCGACGTCGTCAGTCAGATCAAGATGGCGTCCTGGTCAGACGGCCGCGTCGTGCTCGTCGGCGATGCGGCGGCCTGCATCTCGCTGCTCGGCGGGGAAGGGACCGGTCTGGCCATCACCGAGGCGTACGCGTTGGCCGGCGAACTGACCCGCGCGAAGGGCGATCACCGCCGCGCATTCAGCGCCTACGAGACGCTGCTGCGCGGGTTCGTCGACGACAAGCAGAAAGGTGCGCAGAAGATGCTCGGATTCTTCGCCACCGAGACACGATTCGGGCTCTGGTTTCGTAACGTGGCGCTGCGCACGATGAATCACCTACCGCTGGCGGGCTTGTTCGCCCGTACGGTGCGCGACGACATCGATCTGCCGGAGTATGAGATTTGA